TTAAAAATTTATCAAATTTTGAATCAGGAGTTACAAGTGTAGCCTCAAAGGCTTCAATAGCTTTGGCTACGTTATCTAATGTTATAGCTTTTTTAGCATCGGGGAAGGCTTTTTTGAATAAATCTACATATTCAGGCATGCTTTTTAAGGTTTTTATTATCCTTTCTTCATCACTAGCCATTTCAACGGGATTACTTAAAGGCCCTTTAGCTTGCTCTGCAAGATCTTTAGCTCTACCATCCCAAAATTGACTACTATTAAAGACAGCATTAAAGGTAGTAGGATCATTTCTTGGACCATGTTGCCATGCATGACCAGTTCCTGTTTTTTGGTAGTCAGATCCACCTAATCCCACGTTGTGGCAAGTATTGCAACTAATAAGTGCACTTTTTGAAAGTCTTGGATCGAAATATAAATACTTTCCAAGCTTTATTTTTGCATCTGTTAAAGGATTACCTTTAATTGCAGGTGGTTCCTGTGGTATTGGTTTAAAAGTATTTTTTGCTTTCTCAAAAATTTCTTGGCCAAATAGATTAGCTGCAAATATAAAAAGTATTAATAACACAGCGGAATACTTTCTCATTTTAAACCCTCCACAAACAAAAATATTTTAATAATATATTAAAATATACTCATAGGTTAGTCAAGTTAAAATAGTATAATTTAAAATTATTTATAATTTAGCATTGTGGTCTTTTCACAATTATTGTAATCAATGCTGTTACTAA
The nucleotide sequence above comes from Deferribacterota bacterium. Encoded proteins:
- a CDS encoding cytochrome-c peroxidase, whose translation is MRKYSAVLLILFIFAANLFGQEIFEKAKNTFKPIPQEPPAIKGNPLTDAKIKLGKYLYFDPRLSKSALISCNTCHNVGLGGSDYQKTGTGHAWQHGPRNDPTTFNAVFNSSQFWDGRAKDLAEQAKGPLSNPVEMASDEERIIKTLKSMPEYVDLFKKAFPDAKKAITLDNVAKAIEAFEATLVTPDSKFDKFLRGDKSALNEKELSGLKAFFDYGCESCHGGLNMGGTSLMKFGLVEMPSEDIIAGDMGRYEVTKKESDKYVFKVPTLRNVALTSPYFHSGTVWELAEAVKIMAKTQVGVDLSENETDNIVSFLKTLTGKQPKIEYPILPEATSETPKPVHSK